A genome region from Tursiops truncatus isolate mTurTru1 chromosome 15, mTurTru1.mat.Y, whole genome shotgun sequence includes the following:
- the LOC109548521 gene encoding large ribosomal subunit protein eL39-like, whose amino-acid sequence MSSHKTFRIKRFLAKKQKQNRPIPQWIRMKTGNKIRYNSKKRHWRRTKLGL is encoded by the coding sequence ATGTCTTCTCACAAGACTTTCAGGATCAAGCGATTCCTggccaagaaacaaaagcagaatcgTCCCATTCCCCAATGGATTCGAATGAAAACTGGTAATAAAATCAGGTACAACTCCAAGAAAAGACATTGGAGAAGAACCAAGCTGGGTCTATAA
- the AMDHD2 gene encoding N-acetylglucosamine-6-phosphate deacetylase, which yields MRGGQGAARAPVIQFTNCRILRGRALLREDLWVRGGRILDPEKLFFEERRVADEQRDCGGCILAPGFIDVQINGGFGVDFSQATEDVGSGVALVARRILPHGVTSFCPTLVTSPPEVYCKVLPQIPVKSGGPHGAGVLGVHLEGPFISHEKRGAHPEAHLRSFEANAFQDLLATYGGLDNVRIVTLAPELGRSHEVIRALTALGICVSLGHSVADLGTAEEAVQSGATFITHLFNAMLPFHHRDPGIVGLLTSDRLPLGRHIFYGMIADGIHTNPAALRIAHRAHPEGLVLVTDAVPALGLGNGRHTLGQQEVEVDGLTAYVAGTNTLSGSIAPMDTCVRHFLQATGCSVESALEAASLHPAQLLGLEKHKGTLDFGADADFVVLDDSLHVRATYISGELVWQAEEARQ from the exons ATGCGCGGCGGGCAGGGCGCGGCGCGGGCCCCGGTGATCCAGTTCACCAACTGTCGCATCCTGCGGGGCCGGGCGCTGCTCAG GGAGGATCTGTGGGTGCGCGGGGGCCGCATTCTGGACCCGGAGAAGCTGTTCTTTGAGGAGCGGCGCGTGGCTGACGAGCAGAGGGACTGCGGGGGCTGCATCCTAGCGCCCGGCTTCATCGACGTGCAGATCAACG GTGGGTTTGGTGTTGACTTCTCTCAGGCcacagaggacgtgggttcgggAGTCGCCCTGGTGGCCCGGAGGATCCTGCCGCACGGAGTCACCTCCTTCTGTCCCACGTTGGTCACCTCGCCACCGGAGGTTTATTGCAAG GTCCTTCCTCAGATCCCCGTGAAGAGTGGTGGTCCCCATGGGGCAGGGGTCCTCG gggtGCACCTGGAGGGCCCATTCATCAGCCACGAGAAGCGGGGTGCACACCCCGAGGCCCACCTTCGTTCCTTTGAGGCCAACGCTTTCCAAGACTTGCTGGCCACCTATGGGGGCCTGGACAACGTCCGCATCGTGACACTGGCCCCCGAGTTGGGCCGCAGCCACGAGGTGATCCGGGCATTGACGGCCCTTGGCATCTGCGTGTCCCTAG GGCACTCAGTAGCTGACCTGGGCACTGCGGAGGAAGCCGTGCAGAGCGGGGCCACCTTCATCACCCACCTCTTCAACGCCATGCTGCCT TTCCACCACCGTGACCCAGGCATCGTGGGGCTCCTGACCAGTGATCGGCTGCCCCTGGGCCGCCACATCTTCTACGGGATGATTGCTGACGGCATACACACCAACCCTGCCGCCCTGCGCATCGCCCACCGGGCCCACCCCGAGG GGCTGGTGCTGGTCACTGATGCTGTCCCTGCCCTGGGCTTGGGCAATGGCCGTCACACGCTGGGGCagcaggaggtggaggtggatGGCCTGACAGCCTATGTGGCAG GCACCAACACACTGAGTGGCAGCATAGCCCCAATGGATACCTGCGTCCGGCATTTCCTGCAGGCCACAG GCTGCAGCGTGGAGTCTGCCCTGGAGGCTGCGTCCCTGCACCCTGCACAGCTGCTGGGCCTGGAGAAGCACAAGGGGACCCTGGACTTTGGGGCCGATGCAG ACTTTGTGGTGCTCGATGACTCTCTCCACGTCCGGGCCACCTACATCTCGGGCGAGCTGGTGTGGCAGGCGGAAGAAGCCAGGCAGTGA
- the ATP6V0C gene encoding V-type proton ATPase 16 kDa proteolipid subunit c: protein MSEAKSGPEYASFFAVMGASAAMVFSALGAAYGTAKSGTGIAAMSVMRPELIMKSIIPVVMAGIIAIYGLVVAVLIANSLNDGISLYRSFLQLGAGLSVGLSGLAAGFAIGIVGDAGVRGTAQQPRLFVGMILILIFAEVLGLYGLIVALILSTK, encoded by the exons ATGTCCGAGGCCAAGAGCGGCCCCGAGTACGCTTCCTTTTTCGCGGTCATGGGCGCCTCGGCCGCCATGGTCTTCAGCG CCCTGGGTGCTGCCTATGGCACAGCCAAGAGTGGCACCGGCATCGCAGCCATGTCTGTCATGCGGCCGGAGCTGATCATGAAGTCCATCATCCCGGTGGTCATGGCCGGTATCATCGCAATCTATGGCCTGGTGGTGGCAGTCCTCATTGCCAACTCCCTGAATGATGGCATCAGTCTCTACAG GAGTTTCCTTCAACTGGGCGCTGGCCTGAGCGTGGGCCTGAGTGGGCTGGCAGCTGGCTTTGCCATCGGCATCGTGGGGGACGCCGGCGTGCGGGGCACTGCCCAGCAGCCCCGGCTATTCGTGGGCATGATCCTGATCCTCATCTTCGCCGAGGTGCTCGGCCTCTACGGTCTCATCGTCGCCCTCATCCTCTCCACAAAGTAG